The nucleotide sequence TGCTGTCCGTGCTGATTTGCGTGATCGTCATGGTCATCGGAATAATCGGCAACTTGATGGTGAGTATAGATATTCGTCGAAGCTGAACGAAGATacgttaaaacaaaaaaaacaaaaaaacaacaaaaaaacgaTTCAACTCAGGTGCTGATAGTCATACTAGGCGCGAAGGATATGCGAAACAGCACGAACATATTCCTCGTGAATCTGAGCATAGCCGATCTCTGTCTGCTGCTGGTGTGCACACCAGCTATTCTCGTCGAAGTCAATGCCGGGCCCGAGGTCTGGGTGTTGGGTGAACACATGTGTAAGCGCACACAGTACATGCATAATGCAATAAGATGCAATATTAAAGTAGGTAACTATAAAGATCTTGTCATTTCTAGGCAAAGCCATTCCGTTCATCGAGTCGACGATAGCCCACGCATCCGTACTGACCATACTGGCGATAAGCTTCGAACGCTACTACGCCATATGCAAGCCCCTTCAAGCCAAGTAAGCCGAAATTGCAGTTTACGATTCTCTATACTTGTTTCATCTATCTCATCGTTACCCATACatagatttttcaatttcaaagtttgCTTATTTCTACGCGCGATTGTTATGCCTACCATTTATAATcccaatttaaaaaaaaaaaaaaaaagaaaaacgtacGAAGAAATAGTATATACACGGCGATACGGTGCGCGAATAAGTAGGTGATTCTCAACTCGTTTAAAAGTTGTATAGctcgagcgtagcgagggtgACAATCACACGCGCGAGTTGATAATCAGTGTCGCGTAtactattctttttttttttttggcgcAAACTGGCGTACTCGGCTTTTACAcgagaaatttatttttcgttaaaaattttaaaagtacaatAACAATGATCGTACATCCGCGTAATAGCTATGTATGCACGAAATCCCGTGCGACCATGATCTGCATCCTGGACTGGATCATCGCCGGTTTCTGCACCAGGTACCTATAGACACATATCCACGCATCCGCAATAAAGCTACACATCGTATACTTTATCACTGTATCACCAACAGCCCTTTCCTCCTGATGGTGACTTACAAGCTGGAGGTCGACGCCAGAGGTACGCTGGTGCCGATATGCGCCACAGAAGCCCTGGCGCAGTGGAGCATCGTCTACATAGCCACGACGATCGGCGCCTTCTTCGTCGTCCCGGTGATCGTCCTGGCGATGCTGTACTCGGTGATAGTCTATCGGCTCGTCAAGCGATCGGCCATCAAGCACGAGATGAATCGTCACGCTTTGCATAACCGGAATCAGGTCATCAGGATGCTCTGCACCGTAATCTCGGCCTTCTTCATCTGTCTACTGCCCTTTCGAGCGATGATGATCTGGGTGATCGTCAGTCCTCTGGAGGAGTTGGCCAATTTCGGGGCCGAGGGTTACTACTGCCTGCTCTACTTCTCCAGGATCATGTTCTATCTGAACTCGGCGCTGAATCCGATTTTTTACGCGCTCATGTCGACCAAGTTTAAGAATGGATTTTTGAAGATCCTCAAGGCCGCGTTCTCGTAAACTTGAATAAATACGCGTGAATGTGCttgattgaacattttttttttttttttttttggcttgtttttgtttatttatattcaacCTATCTCGTTTTGTACTTGATTGTAGGTAAATACGATCTACTGTGCAACGCTCAATGATGAATGTAGTTAATTGGTCGACTTATTTCCAATTGCGCAACATTGATTATCCACTTTAAACTATTTCAATCGAGGTTCAAGTACAGCAAATTGCTGCTTGCAAGCTCCGATTTCACTGCTTCGGCAGCAGCAGatctatatataggtatagtgGTTAAAATTGTACGACTGCAATTTTATCAATCAAATTCTGtaatacttatatatttatatatcgaTTAATTTAATCGAATAAAGATGATTACGTGATTTTACatagattttaaaagtttCTCTTAATACCTTTACAAGAGTTAGATACACGCGCGATAACGATATGCCATTATGTCATCTCATCGCGTGCCGATGAAGGAAAACGGCTATTCGATATGACTATAATAATACCTGCGCAAAGTTGAAAACAAAGAATCTCGCCTCGAAGATAACACATAGGGAAGGTTTTTCTGCTTattgtacacacacgcgtagaGTGACGCAGTCAGTTAGAGCCTGGAATTCATACACGCGTTACACAGCAGATTTGTCGTTCGTACTAATATATGTTGACAATGATTACAAAACGCAGCTATATAACCGCCACTTAATCGGATCCGGTATTCAGTTGGTTCTGTGAATCATAACTCTGCAGTAGTCGGAACATTCGAAGATGGATCGTTGGAGGGGAAAAGTCGCTGTTATCACTGGTGCATCTGCCGGAATCGGCTTGTCGATCAGCGAGGCTCTCGTTCGCCAAGGGATGATCGTCGTGGGCCTTGCCAGAAGAAGGGACAAAATGGAGGTGATGatttttctcaagaaaatctTGCTGTTTCAGCTGCAccaatattttattgaaattctTTCATCAGAACGAAATGAAGAACGTCACGGGCCCAGGCAAGTTTCACCCGTACGCCTGCGACGTTTCGAAAAAGAACGACGTTGCCAAAGCGTTCGAGCACATAAAAAACACACTCGGAACGGTGCACGTACTCGTCAACAACGCCGGGATCCTTAAGATGCAATCCATCGAAGgtgaataataaattagaaTCGTTTTATCGacgatatttaaaaaaagctcgTATGTTCATCGAGCCTTATGCGACGACCTCTTTGTTTTAGATACTCCTATTGAAGAGCTCGAGGATATCATaaacatcaatctcatgggaACCTTGTACTGCGCTAAAGAAGCTATCAAATTGATGAAAGCTGCCGGCCACGAAGCTTACATCATAAACATCAACAGGTAAATGATTTATTGTCTTATCGGTTCGACAATAAGCTATTATTCGACTTAGATTGTCGTTTCATTAAAAGCGTCGCCGGAATGAAGACTCTGGATCCCGATCTTGTCCCCGGCGTAAAGATGTACACGAACGTTTACTCTCCGTCAAAATTCGCTATGACGGCTTTGTCCGACATTCTCACCAAAGAACTAAGGGATGGCAAAATTCGCGTGACGGTGAGAGACACATTAATGTCATTCTATATATAATGAAGAAGTGCGCGCATTTAGATAACGATTTATTACCAGAGTGTGTGAACTTTTCAGAACCTCAGTCCAGGATACGTAAAAACCAACATAGTAGGCGATTTTACTAGTAACCTTGCCGATATGCCGATATTGATGTCGAAAGACATAGCTGACATCATCGTTTATCTCATCGGTTTGCCGATGCAAGTGCAAATAACTCAACTTACTGTACAGCCATTAAACGAACGCTTCTGATCTTCTTTGTCATGTTATTTGtcgtgtattttatttatttcttgtaTTAGTaaagacaattttttttcttttcgaattATAGCTTGTCAGAGTAATTGTGTTATGCGTACATACAATAAGATATTAGCCGCAAATACAAGTTTGAGTATGCAAATGTGCTTTACCAATTGGTCTAATAGATGATAATATGCTATAATTCTGAGTTCGGACAACGATTTTGGATCATCTCGATCGACGACACGAAACCGATTTACAAATCTTAAGGTATAAGTTATATTCTCTGTAATATATGTACGTGTTCTGCAGAATGATGATTTTGgcttgaaaatattataacgAGACGGGAATTTGCTTCGTCTCGTCGTGTAAATgaggataaaaataaaatatcgtgTCATTCAGTGATGAGCGTAATTCGTTTTGATCAATGAGTCGACGTATCTCTGACACATGTTAAGGCGTCGGCAAATCAGTTTGATTACCTAACTTGAAACCATTAATTAATAGGCGTCTGATTGATCATCGTGTGCACGCTATATGTTTACTGTTTTTTGTCATAGCATGAATAGTAGTAAAAAATGTTCATAAAATGTTTCAAGTGCTGGAACGAAGTtgcaataaaaattcatttataaattgaattaaGAATTCagtatatacatttattacAATAGCTATAAATATTACTAAGAATCGAAAAGTCGAATACCTAGAGCTATATAATTGCTCGAAACAAACAATCCAATCCGTAAGATATGTATGCAACGACAACAATGTTTTTTACGTTTCTATATTGCGCGCTAGCCTGGATCGACTCATCAGTATTGAAGAGTTTAATATTGATTGTTCTCCCATACGAACTGCATGTTATATTAGATACTACagaaaactgaattgagtcggTTGTGGGAAGCATAAGCGTTAGCGTGAAATTTAAGTGTAACGCGAAAGATGGACCATTGGAGAGGAAGAGTTGCGGTGGTTACGGGGGCGTCAGCCGGAATTGTCTTAGCCACAGCTAAAGTACTCGTCGGCCAAGGAATGATCGTCGTGGGTCTTGCCAGGAGGAAAGGGGCAATGGAGGTGACGATTTTTTCCAAACGTGCGCCTGATGCAGAGCTATAATGAAACTGAAAATTCACGAGGAGTTGTCCACCTAAGACGTATACtcattaaaattgatttttaaaacgaaaTGAAGAACGTCACGGGACCAGGCAAGTTTCACCCGTACTTCGACGTTGTCAAAGCGTTCgagcacattgaagaaacgtTCGGAACGGTGCACCTACTTTTGTCAAAAATGCGGGTGTCTTTAAAATGAAATCTATCGAAGGTACTGTAAGCATAATCATGCTCTTCGTAAAAAAGTTCTATTTATTAAATGGCGCCTTTTTAGAGGCCGCTATCGAAGAGCTCGAGGATACCATaaacatcaatctcatgggaACATTGTACTGCTCGGAGTAAAGTTATAAACGAACGTTTACTCTCCATCGAAATTTGGCGTAACGGCTTTGTCCGATGTTCTCGCGAAAGAATTACGAGCTGGCAAAATTCGCGTGACGGtgaaatatgaaaattattttatgaaaaaataaatctagttataaaaatttgaatgacAAAACAACACTTGCGATTCTCTGCGTTTGCAGAATGTCTGTCCGGGATACGTGAAAACCGACGTAATGAGCGAGTTTGCAGAGAAAAATCTTACCGCAGCTCCGGCCTTGAAGCCGCAAGACATAGCTGACAACATCGTCTACCTCATCGGCTTACCGATGCATGTGCTGATAAGTCAACTGACGGTGCAAGCACTGAACGAACGCTTCTGAGGTACCTTCTCTTCCAGGActgtgtattttatattttttgctgGCAAAAACTTgcttaacttttttctttcgtgAATATCATGTTCGGAAAAGTATTATGCGCGCATCGTATAGAACTATGCACTGTCTACTGCAGTTTCTATGCATGAAGCATGGATAAGAAGTTGTAAACTCGAGATGAATAATTTGCTGTTGAAAAGTGTTATTTATTAAACGTTACTATTACAATACAATTCGCCttattatagttttttttacaTACAATATAGTAGAAATTTCGAAACATGTCGTGCAACGTATTTAATTGAATGAATCCGGCATTGCGCAAAAgcttaaatgaaaaatttgtcGTAAAATCATTAACAATCTTTCATGTAACTTTTCAATAGTTCATCAATAATGACAGTTCATTCAATaatgt is from Nasonia vitripennis strain AsymCx chromosome 1, Nvit_psr_1.1, whole genome shotgun sequence and encodes:
- the LOC100122956 gene encoding growth hormone secretagogue receptor type 1 isoform X1 — translated: MTIFNDTTYYEGDEVTIFASTLVTNTPKPVNDFYQLPIYMQVLSVLICVIVMVIGIIGNLMVLIVILGAKDMRNSTNIFLVNLSIADLCLLLVCTPAILVEVNAGPEVWVLGEHMCKAIPFIESTIAHASVLTILAISFERYYAICKPLQANYVCTKSRATMICILDWIIAGFCTSPFLLMVTYKLEVDARGTLVPICATEALAQWSIVYIATTIGAFFVVPVIVLAMLYSVIVYRLVKRSAIKHEMNRHALHNRNQVIRMLCTVISAFFICLLPFRAMMIWVIVSPLEELANFGAEGYYCLLYFSRIMFYLNSALNPIFYALMSTKFKNGFLKILKAAFS
- the LOC100122956 gene encoding growth hormone secretagogue receptor type 1 isoform X2 → MTIFNDTTYYEGDEVTIFASTLVTNTPKPVNDFYQLPIYMQVLSVLICVIVMVIGIIGNLMVLIVILGAKDMRNSTNIFLVNLSIADLCLLLVCTPAILVEVNAGPEVWVLGEHMCKAIPFIESTIAHASVLTILAISFERYYAICKPLQANPFLLMVTYKLEVDARGTLVPICATEALAQWSIVYIATTIGAFFVVPVIVLAMLYSVIVYRLVKRSAIKHEMNRHALHNRNQVIRMLCTVISAFFICLLPFRAMMIWVIVSPLEELANFGAEGYYCLLYFSRIMFYLNSALNPIFYALMSTKFKNGFLKILKAAFS
- the LOC100122966 gene encoding farnesol dehydrogenase; the protein is MDRWRGKVAVITGASAGIGLSISEALVRQGMIVVGLARRRDKMENEMKNVTGPGKFHPYACDVSKKNDVAKAFEHIKNTLGTVHVLVNNAGILKMQSIEDTPIEELEDIININLMGTLYCAKEAIKLMKAAGHEAYIININSVAGMKTLDPDLVPGVKMYTNVYSPSKFAMTALSDILTKELRDGKIRVTNLSPGYVKTNIVGDFTSNLADMPILMSKDIADIIVYLIGLPMQVQITQLTVQPLNERF